In Candidatus Nanoarchaeia archaeon, the sequence CACAAATATCTATTAATTCATCTGCCATAATATTGGTTTGAAGTTTATAGGTTAAAAATGTTTTGTTTAGTAGCCCCAAAATCAAATGTCGTATAACACCTATTCATCCACCTTTATACCCTGTTTAGTGCCTCTCAGATGGTTATTACGAACATTTATATACATGATAGCCATCCCCCCAATGATGGGATATTCCGAAGAGGAGATGCAGAGCCTGCTTCAGAAGCTCGATGAAGAGATCAGGCTGAGAAAGTATTCACCGAGAACTGGAAAATCGTATGGCTCGATTGTTGGGAGATACCTGAAGTCAGGCAAGGAGCCAAGGGAGTTCCTGTTGGGGTATGCGGACAAGAGCAGGTCAGCCATCAGGAATGCCTATTTTAGCCTGCAGTTCTTCTATCAAAAGGTATTGCGCCATGAATTTCCTGAGCATATTCCATTGGCAAAGCACTCCGGAAGGAAGCCGGTTGTCCTGGGAAAAGACGAAATCCAGCAGATGCTGTCTTCAACCTATAACCTGAAGCACCGCCTGCTTATTGCATCCCTGTATTACAGCGGCATGAGGCTGGATGAAGCCAGGAATCTCAAGTGGGAGGACATTGACCGCGAGAGAAAGACCATTCACCTGAAAGTCACCAAAGGCTCCAGGGACAGGATTCTCTTCCTCCATCCGGAACTTGAAAGGATGATCCTGCTTTTTGGTTCGAAAAGCTCTGGCCTGGTTTTCTCTTCAAGCCAGGGCATCTACAACGCGAGAAGCATTGAGCAGGCAGTAAAAAACGCAGCAAGAAAAGCAGGGATCCGTAAGCACGTTACCCCGCACACACTGCGCCATAGCTTTGCAACGCATCTTCTTGAAGGAGGGGCTGACCTGAGGGTTGTCCAGGCATTGCTCGGCCATAAGAGCCTGGCCACTACCCAAATATACACTCATCTTATGAACAG encodes:
- a CDS encoding tyrosine-type recombinase/integrase, encoding MGYSEEEMQSLLQKLDEEIRLRKYSPRTGKSYGSIVGRYLKSGKEPREFLLGYADKSRSAIRNAYFSLQFFYQKVLRHEFPEHIPLAKHSGRKPVVLGKDEIQQMLSSTYNLKHRLLIASLYYSGMRLDEARNLKWEDIDRERKTIHLKVTKGSRDRILFLHPELERMILLFGSKSSGLVFSSSQGIYNARSIEQAVKNAARKAGIRKHVTPHTLRHSFATHLLEGGADLRVVQALLGHKSLATTQIYTHLMNRDLQKVSRLL